In Daphnia magna isolate NIES linkage group LG5, ASM2063170v1.1, whole genome shotgun sequence, a single genomic region encodes these proteins:
- the LOC116930522 gene encoding 39S ribosomal protein L52, mitochondrial, translating to MALPTISKLGFELSRIGQNGPRSFVTSCCCLVEQDWRYKNGLPRNPNAYGPLTDGRDFTFVDQRVTPIGAGQLKRLEKHRIYAEKILQTVKEMNFAIERRANLQKQREEKQKEILESKLKPKGHLLLSGRK from the exons ATGGCGCTACCCACGATCTCAAAACTTG GTTTCGAGCTGTCAAGGATAGGACAGAATGGACCACGGAGTTTTGTTACAAGCTGTTGTTGCCTGGTGGAGCAAGATTGGCGATACAA AAATGGACTACCGAGAAATCCGAACGCATATGGTCCCCTGACGGACGGGCGTGACTTCACTTTTGTTGATCAAAGAGTTACCCCAATTGGTGCTGGGCAACTAAAACGTCTTGAGAAACACAGAATCTATGCA GAAAAAATTCTACAAACtgtaaaagaaatgaattttgcaATTGAGAGACGTGCAAACCTACAAAAACAGAgggaagaaaaacagaaagagaTCCTAGAAAGCAAATTGAAACCAAAAGGTCACTTGCTGCTTTCTGGacgtaaatga